In Gossypium raimondii isolate GPD5lz chromosome 12, ASM2569854v1, whole genome shotgun sequence, a single window of DNA contains:
- the LOC105761886 gene encoding uncharacterized protein LOC105761886 translates to MSSNVKFMKDMLSKKRRIGEFKAMALTEEFSVILQHKLPSKLKDPGSFNIPYSIGVNFFTKFRLGEVMPTLVTLQLAGKTLACPKDVVENAIVKVEKFYYPGNFIILDMEEDRDVSLILERPFLTIGQAFIDVKQGELAMRVENEHVTFKVFSALNLMQVQECCSV, encoded by the coding sequence ATGTCAAGCAATGTCAAGTTCATGAAGGATATGCTGTCGAAGAAAAGACGTATTGGAGAATTTAAGGCTATGGCTTTAACTGAGGAGTTTAGTGTTATTTTACAGCATAAGTTACCTTCAAAGCTTAAGGATCCAGGTAGTTTCAATATCCCTTACTCCATTGGAGTTAATTTTTTCACTAAGTTCAGACTAGGGGAGGTAATGCCTACATTAGTTACATTGCAGTTAGCTGGTAAAACTCTAGCATGTCCTAAGGATGTTGTGGAGAATGCCATTGTGAAGGTTGAAAAATTCTATTATCCtggcaattttattattttagacaTGGAGGAAGATAGGGATGTTTCATTAATCCTTGAAAGACCTTTCTTAACGATAGGACAAGCATTTATTGATGTCAAGCAGGGCGAACTCGCTATGAGAGTAGAAAATGAACATGTAACCTTTAAGGTTTTCTCTGCTTTAAATTTGATGCAAGTTCAAGAGTGTTGTTCAGTTTAA
- the LOC105762642 gene encoding peroxidase 3-like has translation MRRQALILVCMVVFGVVGTCHGGSLKKGFYNNTCPNAEAIIKNATEKRVASDPTLPARFLRMHFHDCFVRGCDASVLLNSTTNNTAEKDAIPNLTLAGFDVIDDIKAEVEKKCPNVVSCADVLALAARDAVSFKVSQTPLWEVLTGRRDSRVSRISEALANVPSPFSNFTTLVQNFANKGLNVQDLVVLSGGHTIGVGHCNAFSNRLYNFTGNGDQDPSLNATYATFLRTQCQSLSDNTTFVVMDPGSGLTFDNNYYVTLKQNKGLFQSDAALLTNKSSRDVVDKLLDSKEFFKEFAKSMEKMGAIGVLTGNAGEIRKKCYVVN, from the exons ATGAGGAGGCAGGCTCTCATTTTGGTTTGCATGGTAGTATTTGGAGTTGTTGGGACCTGCCATGGAGGTAGCCTTAAGAAGGGTTTCTACAATAACACATGTCCTAATGCAGAAGCCATAATCAAGAATGCTACTGAGAAACGTGTTGCCAGTGATCCCACATTGCCTGCAAGGTTCCTTAGAATGCATTTTCATGATTGTTTTGTCAGG GGTTGTGATGCTTCGGTCCTATTGAACTCGACAACCAACAATACTGCCGAGAAAGATGCGATTCCGAACCTAACCCTTGCTGGTTTCGATGTCATAGACGATATAAAAGCAGAAGTCGAGAAGAAATGTCCGAACGTAGTATCGTGTGCTGATGTTCTGGCCTTGGCTGCTAGGGATGCTGTTTCTTTCAAAGTAAGTCAAACCCCATTGTGGGAAGTTCTTACCGGTAGAAGAGACAGTAGGGTGTCGCGAATTTCCGAGGCATTGGCTAATGTTCCTTCCCCTTTCTCTAACTTCACCACCCTTGTCCAAAACTTCGCTAACAAAGGCCTTAATGTGCAAGACTTGGTGGTCTTATCAG GGGGGCATACGATCGGAGTAGGCCACTGCAATGCCTTCAGCAATAGGCTATACAACTTTACTGGGAATGGAGATCAGGACCCTTCCTTGAATGCAACCTATGCAACTTTCTTGAGGACACAATGTCAAAGCCTCAGTGACAATACGACCTTCGTGGTGATGGATCCTGGTAGCGGGCTAACATTCGATAATAACTATTATGTCACGCTTAAGCAAAACAAGGGTCTGTTTCAGTCCGATGCCGCCCTCCTGACGAACAAAAGCTCGCGCGATGTTGTTGACAAGTTGCTTGACTCGAAGGAATTCTTCAAAGAGTTTGCAAAGTCAATGGAGAAGATGGGAGCCATTGGAGTTCTCACGGGGAATGCAGGAGAGATTAGGAAGAAATGTTACGTTGTTAACTAA